One Mus musculus strain C57BL/6J chromosome 2, GRCm38.p6 C57BL/6J genomic window, tgggactcactacatagaccgggttggctttgaacttacaaatatccacctgcctctataaTTCAATTTCTAAAAATACCCAAAAAAAAGTATCGGGAATACAGCTCAGCAGTAGATGATTTATTTGCCTAGCACATAGAAGCTCTGTCCAGACAAATCTGTGAATTTCCTGGCAAGAAAAGAGAATAAGAAGGCTAGAATTTGCCTCCATTGAATCTAAGTATTTAGCGTGATCATATTTCTAAGCCACTCAGTTCTTCAGAGCCGAATCAACAGAGGGATGGCTTGTGACTCTGCCATGTATACAATGGAAAGTGGTAAATCTTAAACGAAAATAATTAGTCAGCCATGCATCAGACATTGGTTAGAGAGCTTCAGCCCTCGTTAAGCCCACAGGTGAATGCCATTCCTATTATTTCATGGTTAAGGACAGAGATGACTAGAGACAACATGGTTAGGGTGGCCCCACTTGTACATGCTGGAGTGGGACTCAAGTCTGAACTCAGAGCCTGTGTCTGGGTAGGCTGGCGTGCTACTGAAATCAGCAGTTTTATAAGGTAACCTCACCCTTAAGCGTGATTAATTTATGCAGTTCTTTATCTCCCAAAACAAATGCTTCTCTGGTCTCAGATAACCAAGCTTTCGAGCAGTGGTTGTTGATCCAAGTGTCTGGAATGGGAAGTGAGTAAAAACAGATCACAAGGAAATGGGAAGTGCCTGCTTTTAAGAGAACAATAAGGAAAGGTTAATTTGGGAAGATCCAAAAGAGGAAGCCACCAGGTGCACGTCATGTGCAAGACACGTGACTGCAGAGGTAATGCTTGGGCCATCATCACTTCCACGGAGCTGGTGCCTCTGTGGGCATGACATCAGCAGCCCTCCTGGAGGGACCCTAGAAGGAAAGCTGAGATGTTGGCTGTGTGAGTGGTTTACTTCCTGAGAGAGAATTCTGACAAACAGAAGCAAGGACTGGGACTGGGCAAAGGTGACAACAGGAAGGTGTTGGAGAGCCCCTTAGCCAAATAGTGCTAAACTTGAGTGAGTGAGATATTACCCTGGCCTTTTCAAGGTAAGAGCCAGTACTTgatccccctccttcccttccttctcccttcctcctccttctctcctcctttcctcccccctcccttcttccctcctccctgactcctcctccttgcctcctcctccctctctcctcctttcctccctccctcctccctccctcctcctccctgcctcctcctctctgccacctcctccctctcttcctcctccctccctcctccttctctcctcctttcctcccccctcctcccctccgtcctccttcccttcatccctcccccttcccctccctcttttctttcactgttcTCACTAAGTCTGTGGATGATCTTCTGCATATCATTATTGCATTGATTCCCCTGGGCCTTCAAAGATGAATACATTTTGGGGAGCTCTCACTTTGATGGAAATAAGGATACCAAGACTAAGTAAGGGGGCTTGGAGCTAGGCAGCCTGTGTAGACTCAGGATCTGTAACTACAGCTATGTCCCTGTGAGTTGTATGTCTGACTTTCCCGTGTGCTCATCTGTGAAATTATATTTACCTTCCAGTAGAGTGAAGAAGtttataattctttttatttattttgagacaaagtctcactgtgtagctctggctggcctaaaattccctgtgtagaccaggctagcctcaaagttccagagacccacctgcatctgcctcccaggagAAATTTATAATTCGAATGGATGCAAAAGTGTTTAGCAAACTGTCTGGTACATGGAAAAATAGTCAATGAATTATTGTTTCTGGTATGTAAACAGGATGTACAGAGGATGGACAAACAGATATGACCCAAGGGGTtgtgggagcagagactgagtgtcttcctctgtctgttTAACATCAGTTTCTAGATCTTTGGTTGGGAAGGACGAAACCTGAAGAAGAACATCATGGAGGTGTTACCCAGGGGATCCAGACACGTGTGCCTTTTCATTTAATTATACATTATAGTGGAATTTCCATGCTAGTACATACAGGCACGGAGAATTATTCCCAATGGATTCACAGATTTAATGGgctgtatgtattttatgttaCCACCTATGGTTGGATGTTTAAGTTTTTCTGtaaatgtgtgcttatgtgtatgtttggACTTCTGGGTACtttgtgagtttttattttttccatcctTCTCTACCCTTTTCCACCAACTTTTCAACCTCCCTAGCATTagtaagagagagaaataggatagaggggaaaggggataacattagccTTAGACTCCTTCCTGCTGATAaggggcattgagttccttggggcaagctTGATCTTTGCTGTCAAGATATCTAAtttcgctgggcatggtggcgcatgcctttaatcccagaacttgggaggcagaggcaggtggatttctgagttcgaggccagcctggtctacaaagtgagttccaggacagccagggctacacagagaaaccctgtctcgaaaaaccaagaaaagaaaaaaaaaaaagatatctaatCTCTTCTCATCTCTTCTGCACGAACTGAATCCAACCACCAACCAGCCACCCAGCCCCTTCCATAGGGACGCTAGCATTTATACATTCTCTGAAaaatccccagaattccaaatgtcacacacttGACAAAACTATCTAAAGCTGGCAAAACCATacctctgctagagcaggaggcaagtcacagtcacctgctgtgaagtagccccatatccccacacctgggactaacaaaaacatattcctgcactatttctgtgtttttaaaagaaaccgcTACTAAGATTCTCGCTAAAACATTTCTGCCATGTGAATCGAGCATACTTTACTTGAACAATTAACTATTTTTGGAtagttttgtatttcttcttttggtgTTTACTACTTACTCATCAGGAAAGCACtaagaatttgtttttgtttttgttttttgtttgtttttgtttttcaagacagggtttctctgtgtagccctggtggctgtcctggaactcactctgtagaccaggctgacctcaaactcagaaattcacctgcctctgccttccaagtgctgggattaaaggcatgtgccaccactgcccagccaagcACTAAGATTTGAAAGTaactttttgttattatttaaaatttatgtttcagGATGGCagtccagtgcttgggaggcagaggcaggcagagctcttcaAGTTTGAGGTCACTGGGGCCTATGTagggagttctaggctagccagagctacatagtgagactctgcctcaaaaaataaaaaataaattccaatTGGAGGCGTAGCTCAGTTGCTAACATGCTAGCCCAGCATACACAAAACCCCGGCTCTCATCCCAGAATTGCACAAATCAGAGTTGCTGATACACAGCTGCAACTCAGCATTAAAGGTGTAGAAGAAGGAAGATGGGAAGTTTAAGATCATCGTCAGCTACATTccaacagacaaaaacaaacaaaaatgacattTCAGGAGTGGTGAGCTGGATTAGTGGGTAAAAGGGCTTGCCACAAGCTTGATGACCTAAATTGGAGTCTCTGggactcccaaaagttgccctGTGATCGTCACCCATGGCTGAGTGCATATACCTACCCACGTACACATGAAATAGGTTAAATATAGCAAAGATCAATCATCCCATTAAACATTTCTTAATTGCAACGCCCACTATTTGTTTGTTGCAAAGGGATTTCACACAGTAGAGTAGGTtcacttggaactcactatgtagccaagactaGCCTCCTACTTGTagcaagcctcctgcctcagcttccacagTGCTGGGGTTCCCGGTCCTGAGCCATCACACCCTGTCTGTTGATTTTGGTTGTTTTACCATTGCTCACTTGACTGTCTGTATCCTGCATTTTTGGTTTACTGTGCAGTCATCGGCATTTTTACTAGAATATCTTCCTAATACATACTGAttttaaatgaaggaaaaatagccttgttgttttgagacaggatctcactatatagcccaggctgaccctaaacccacgatcctcctgcctcagctttcccctgtgctgggattacagatgtgggcAATCACCCTTGGCAGAAGATCtaagcttcttttaaaaatatcttatcttttctttttaaaatccctACCAGAATATAAAACGACAAAGTCCAAATTTCCTGCCATTCTGTCCTCAGGCCATGTAAAGACTTGGAGGTGCTCACTCTGAGCATTTTAATGAGCTTTTCCAGATTCTTCCATGCACATAAGCGCACATACATACTCTGCTTCTTTTCTGAGAGCTGAGAATGAGGCCCAGGCTTcacgcatgctaggcaaatactcaaCCACTCAGTTCcatctcagacttttttttttaagttgaaaaattaTATTAGGTTATTTTACAACCTGCTTTTCATGTAATTATACACCATAGCTAGTGTTTCAATGCCAGTAAGCACAGCTATATAGAACTGTGTCTAATAGCTTCACAGATTTAGTTAAGTGTAGTGACTTTGTTATCATATATGCCTGGAAACTTGTTTTCTCTGTGCTTCTTTGTGCAACTCTGTATCATGTGGACTGACACCTTACTCAGTGTTTAGGTATTTAAGTATTTCCTCCTTTGCTTTTGCTGCCATAAATAACAAACATTAAAATTTCAGGCGCATGGCTTCTGTTCATATTTTGAAGAATTCCCTGGAGTGGAAAGAGGGGGTCACAGGATTGTTTTCCCTACTGATTCATATCTTCAAAGGAGCATCAGTTTTCCATCTCCCACCTGAGGCATGAGGGAAGATTCTCAGGGGGTATTCTTTGTAAGACCCGGCCGAAAGGCAGTACTAAGAGGGACTCGCagagtggaaaggaaagaaaggggagaatAAACATGCACAGTGGTGGCAAGCAGGAAAATTACCAGATACCACCATTTTTCTCAACAATTTTCCATTCAGAAAAGTAGAatgtgccgggcgtggtgtcacacgcctttaatcccagcacttggcaggcagaggcaggcagatttctgagttcgaggccagcctggtctacacagtgagttccaggacagccagggctacacagaaaaaccctgtctcgaaaaacaaaacaaaacaaaacaaaacaaaacaaaacaaaacaaaacaaaacaaaacaaaacaaaaaagtagtgCATGAGCCTCACAGGGAGCCCAGGCCTGGGGTAGGCACACACATCAGGCATAAGGCACACCGGTGTGCGGACTCGAGTTCTAGTCCCGCCAACGAAACAAACACAAGTTCCTCCAACTTTTAAGAGTATTTCTTTCCACTCCGTTCATccatacatttattcatttagagACATGGTTTTGctttgtagcccatgctggcccgATTCTCTAGGTCTCTATCCtcggcctcctgaatgctaggctTGAGAGTTTCTCTGTGAATCTCAGGCATGTATGTATAGTAATTCCAGGTCAGTCCAGCTAGAGGatagtggaagagagagagagagagagagagagagagagagagagagagagaggcaattgTGTAGACACTTTTGGGATGGATCTCTTTTGGGATGGATCTACCCTGTGCATACAATTTTGAGTTAAATAAGGAGACTCACTGAGTTTCCACTTCCAGGGAGCTCACTCTTGTTTGTTCACCCTAGTGAAAGGCCTTCTGCTCTTTGTTTCCCTTTCCCAATGAGAGATGCCCAGAGAGGCTGCCTCTTGCTGCTGCCTAGGAAGCAAAACTCGACCTCTCCTCCATCCTGCAGTTTGGGGTGGCACTGGCTCCACCAGAGAGGGTGAGCTCTTGGGGAGACAGATCCTGAGACCTGCCAATggtgactgtttttttttttttttcccctctattttttgagacagggtttctctgtgcagccctggctgtcctggaactcactctatagaccaggctggcctggaattcagaaatccacctacctgcctctgcctcccaagtgctgggattaaaggagtgtgacaCCACTACCTAGCCCAATGGTGACTCTTGCAGGGTTCAGGCAGAGAGGAACTTCCAAGGAGATGGCTGGTGCCTGGTTGCCCACGTCAGTGCCAGGGCCCATACCCACTGCCTGGCAAGAAGCTATGGGAAAAGGCTGCAGGTGCCCTTAGTCCTCTGTGCTGTCCTTAACCAACGTTTCTCCAAACTTTGGTACCTATGTAAATTGCCCACTGCTGCAAGATCTCAAGCTAGAGAGAATGAAACCCGTACCCATGGGGTGAAAGTGGCCTGGCATTCTTCTCTTTGTAGCTTTGTACCACAGGTACTAACAGTCATCCTCAATGTGACTACTCTGCCCAAGGCTGTCTAGTTTTGACTTTTCTTCTAACCCGCCTGAACTCAGGGGTCTCACATTTGGCCCGGGTGTAGCCGTCACGTGAGGCCTGCATGCTTGTGCCAACCAGTCTGACTCAACTACAGCCTTTGCAAAACCCCTTACCACCCCGTGACTCAGTTTCTCCAGCTGTTCACGTGGGCAACAGTATGAGGCACCAGAGTGGAATGCGGAGGGTGTCCAAAACAGCTTCTCTGCAGTGCGTGCTTTTAGGCGGGGCCCCAAAGGCAAGAATTCGTGCCGCCCAAAGTATTCCTACTGGTCGTGCCCTGCACTGGCCACTGCTTTGGGCGGCAATGATTCTGCCAGGTGCACCGGCTGGACTGCAGGGATGACACCGTTTAGACCACTGAGAGGGCCTTCCCGGGAGACGGCGGGTGCCCGCGCCCATTCTAAGGCCCGTTCCCGGTGCCAGCAGCCTGACGCAATCTGACTCGCCCTTGCTGCATGCCAGTTCTGGGGAAACCTTCCCTGCCGTTGCATCACTCCTGCCAGGTCTGCCACGGGAGGAGGAGCCGAACCAATCAGCACGCGCGTTGGCCCTGGGGCGGGCTGCTCTGGTACCCACTCGGAGGGCGGCGCGGTTAACCGAGAAGCAAAATCTAAAGGTGATTGGCCAGAAAGAGATTTGCCCCGCCCCAATCATAGGGACAGCTGGAGGCAGTCTGAGGGCCTTCCTGGCCGGAGGGTTTAAAGAGCGCCTCTGGAGGGACCACTCAGCTGGAACGACCGATCGGTGCCAGGCCAGGTGTACGCGTCCGTCGGTCCTTCCGTGCCCGTGCCGGAGACCAGTCTCGGAGGCCACCCGGGTCCGTCCCTGCGCCCGGCACCATGAAGCAGGAGTCCGCATCCCAGAGCACTCCGCCTCCTTCACTGTCCCCTGCACCATCATCCGCGCAGCCTTCCTGGGGGGATGGCGACCCCCAAGCCCTGTGGATTTTCGGGTACGGCTCCCTAGTGTGGAAGCCGGACTTTGCCTATAGTGACAGCCGTGTGGGCTTCGTTCGTGGCTATAGCCGACGGTTCTGGCAGGGAGACACCTTCCATAGGGGCAGCGACAAGATGGTGAGCATCCTTCTGTGCCCAGAGGAGTGGAGTGGGGTTGGCAGGAGAGTGGGCACTCGTATCCTGGAGTGGCAGGGACCCTGGGCTAACTAAGAGAAAATTGTAAACCTGGTTTGTGGTTTAAATTTGTGTGCCTGGAAATCAGGTTGGTGATTGCACCTGTGGATTCTTGTGCTGGTTACTAATCTGGGCCGCTCGTTGTTTGTCTCTTCCACATCTGCCCATCACTCCATGTCACTCGATGAAAGGTCCTCTCCCAGGCTTGGGGCTTAGGCTGGcactctttcctcctcttccttctcttcctcttcttcctttccctcttcctcctcttcctcttctcttcctctccctcttcctccttgttcttctcttcctcttcctcctcctcctccttttcctcctcctcttctcccccctctttttccccctcctccaTCTTACCTATTTCTTGCTatgtggcctcaaacttgtgacaaatctctctctctggtgCTGAAGTGCTGGAACTACAGGTTCAAGTCACAacaggactaaaggtgtgtgtgtgtgtgtgtgtgtgtgtgtgtgtgtgtgtgtgtgtgtgtgtgttgctggagaTTGAATCTAAGGTCTTGTGCATGACAGGCAAGCCCCCCATGTCAATAAGGTTCATTCATAGTCCTTTCGGAAGTGCTAATATCTAATTTGTCTTTTTCAAAACCTTTCTTCCCTGTCTAGCCTGGCCGAGTGGTGACCCTCCTTGAAGACCGTGAGGTAAGTGTGCAGTCAAGAAGAGAATCCTGGGGTCTGATGTATCAGGGTGCAGAGGGTCAGAGCTCTTGTGTGGGGAGAGTGGAAGTGTAGCTAGCTTACTCCATGCTTCTTGGAGAATCACTTGAGGGAGGGTCTTATtaagatggatttctgtgagttcagagtTATTCTTGGTTACATAATGAATCCTGGGTCAGACACCCTGTACTATATGAGacgtctcaaaataaacaaaactcaagGGAAATAGGGTGAAGGGTATTGCTTCTGGGTGGCTCAGCAGCCAGTCAAACacgttagtttttttttaaagcttcatggagaaatggctcaggagtCAGAAGCACCTTCTGCTTCTCCAAAGGGCCTGGATttgatacccagcacccacacagtaacTCAcaatctgtagctccagttccagggaatcagacTCTTCTGACTGACCACCAAGATCACAGGTCGCCAGGCACACAcgtccatacacataaaacttcAAAATTACATCTATTTGtacatgcacgcatgtgcacacgcTGTAGGTCAGATGTGGAAGCAAGACGACAAGATGGAAGTCGATTCTTTCCTCCGACCATTCATGTCCCAGGGATTGGACTTAGGTTATCTGATCATCAGGCATGGTAGCAACTACCTCTATCCCTTGAGAcgtctccccaccccctccacctctTTTATAGAACATAGGTGTGGAATGTGTCTAGGGGAACATTCTAGAATGAACACAGGACCAGCATCAAGCTCTGTGACTGACTggagtgtctctgtttttccctAGGGCTGCACTTGGGGTGTGGCATACCAAGTTCGAGGGGAGCAGGTGAACGAGGCCCTGAAGTACCTGAATGTGAGGGAAGCCGTGC contains:
- the Chac1 gene encoding glutathione-specific gamma-glutamylcyclotransferase 1, whose translation is MKQESASQSTPPPSLSPAPSSAQPSWGDGDPQALWIFGYGSLVWKPDFAYSDSRVGFVRGYSRRFWQGDTFHRGSDKMPGRVVTLLEDREGCTWGVAYQVRGEQVNEALKYLNVREAVLGGYDTKEVTFYPQDTPDQPLTALAYVATPQNPGYLGPAPEEVIATQILACRGFSGHNLEYLLRLADFMQLCGPQAQDEHLEAIVDAVGTLLPCSYLPEQPLALT